From the Lysinibacillus fusiformis genome, the window TATTGGTTAATAGGGGATGTTAGCCTAAAATCATCGCATCCATGCGATAACGAGTGACCTGCAACATGTAGAAGCATAAATGCTTGTTGACATTCCTAATATATCCATATATATTTATATGTGAACACATGCTCATATATAAATATTGAAGAATGGGGTAAACTTTTATGGATGAAAAATTAAACAGTTCAGAAACACTAAAAAACGTAGATCAGCATTTAGATGAAGAGACATTATTTGTAGTATCTCAGACTTTTAAAGCATTGAGTGATCCAACTCGAATTCGTATTTTAAACTTACTTTGTTCAGATGAACACGCTGTAAATGATATTGCAGACATTTTAGATTTAGGCCAATCGACCGTTTCTCATCAATTACGTTTTCTTAAAAATTTAAGGTTAGTGAAATTTAGAAGAGAGGGAACAACCTTATACTATTCTAAGGATGACGATCACATTATGAATTTATTGAAGCAGGCCATTGAGCATGCTGCTCATAACTAAATGAAATGGAGGAATAACTATGGGACATCATCACGATCATGGTCATGACCATACACATGGTGCAAATAAAAAGGTACTCTTACTGTCGTTTATTATTATTACAGGATACATGGTAGTGGAAGCCATTGGTGGCTTTTTAACAAATAGTTTAGCACTTTTATCTGATGCAGGGCATATGTTAAGTGACTCTATCTCTCTGGGTATAGCGATGTTAGCTTTTATGTTTGGAGAAAAAGCTGCTAGCTATAGTAAAACATACGGCTATAAACGATTTGAAATTTTGGCCGCAGTATTAAATGGCATTACATTAATAGGGATAGCATTATTCATTTTCTATGAAGCGATTGAACGATTTACAAACCCACCAGAAGTAGCTACTACAGGAATGCTTATTATTAGTACAATTGGTTTGTTCGTTAACATTTTAGTTGCCTGGATTATGATGCGTGGCAGTGATACAAAGGATAATTTAAATATGCGCGGAGCCTTTTTACATGTACTAAGTGATATGCTAGGGTCTGTAGGGGCTATTGTTGCGGCACTATTAATTATGTTTTTTGGCTGGGGCTGGGCAGATCCTCTTGCTAGCGTTATTGTTGCATTATTGGTCGTACGAAGTGGCTACCATGTCACAAAAGCCTCAATCCATGTTTTAATGGAGGGGACTCCTTCAAATGTAGATGTTCAGGAGATTATTCAGTTAATAGAGCAGACTGAAGGAATAGAAAGTATCCACGATTTACACATCTGGACAATTACTAGTGGAACGAATGCATTATCCTGTCATGCGGTTGTAAATGATCAATTGAAAATAGCTGAGAGTGAGCATATCTTGCGGAAAATTGAACATAATCTTCAGCATAAGGGCATTAAGCATGTAACAATTCAATTAGAAACAGCTTTACATCGACATGACGATTCTATTTTATGTAAATTAGAAAATGACCATGAGCATCATCATGATGATAAATAAAATTTTTTATAACTTGCATACCCTTCTTGGGTATAGTATGATAATTACAAATAGGAGGTGTAGTAAATGGAGGACACGGTAAAAGAGGATGCTTGTCATACAGAGGAAGCTACGTCTTGCCGAAAAAGTCATCACCCTGAGCGTGTGAAAAAGGATTTAACAACCCGCTTAAACCGTATTGAAGGTCAGATTCGTGGTATTAAGGGAATGATTGATAAAGACGTTTACTGTGATGATATTATTACGCAACTATCTGCTACACAATCAGCATTAAATAGTGTGGCAAAAATATTATTAGAAGGTCATTTAAAGGGCTGTGTAGTGGATCGTCTCTCAGAGGGCGATGAAGCAGTACTAGATGAGTTAGTCGTAACGATCCAAAAGTTAATGAAAAAATAGATTAAAACCATATTAAAAGGAGAGAATTTATTATGCAAAACGTAACATTAAACGTACAAGGAATGTCATGTGGTCATTGTGTAAATGCTGTGGAAAAAAGTGTTGGTGCTTTAGCTGGTGTTGAACAAGTTAAAGTTAATTTAGCAGATGGTTTAGTGGATATTGCATTTGATGATGCACAAGTATCACTTGACCAAATTAAAGAAACAATTGATGATCAAGGATATGACGTAAAGTAAAATTGTAGAGTGCTCCTGTAGCACTCTCTTATTTTCAAATATATATACCCCCTGTTGGTATAAGGAGAGGTGAACAGTAAATGAGTTCTGCTAGTAAAGAAGCTAATTTGCAAATTACAGGTATGACATGTGCAGCCTGTGCCACTCGTATTGAAAAAGGTTTAAATAAAATGGATGGTGTAGAACAAGCAACGGTAAATTTAGCACTTGAAAAATCGTCTATTAAATACGACCCAGCAAAGCTAAATGAAGCAGATTTTGAAAAGAAAATAGAAGCACTTGGCTATGGTGTTGTTAAACAAAAAACTGAACTTGATATTACAGGTATGACATGTGCAGCTTGTGCGACTCGCATTGAAAAAGGCTTAAATAAGCTAAGCGGTATTTCTTCTGCTAATGTCAACTTAGCACTGGAAAAAGCGATGATCGAATTTAATCCATCAGAAGTGTCCATCGCAGATATCATTGCAAAGGTAGAAAAGTTGGGCTATGGGGCTCATCAAAAGGCAGATGAGCAGGAAACAGTGGATCATCGCGAAAAAGCTATCAAACAGCAACAACATAAATTTATTTTATCGGCTATACTTTCTTTACCACTGCTTTGGACGATGGTTGGCCATTTTTCCTTTACGTCATTTTTATATGTTCCAGAATTTCTAATGAATCCATGGGTCCAAATGGTATTGGCTACTCCTGTGCAATTTATTATTGGTAAGCAATTTTATGTAGGGGCATATAAAGCATTACGCAATGGTAGTGCAAATATGGATGTGCTTGTTGTCATGGGGACATCAGCCGCCTATTTCTATAGTGTCTATCAAGCGATTGTAACGATAGGATCACACCATGGTCCACATCTTTATTTTGAAACGAGTGCTGTTTTAATTACGTTAATTTTATTGGGTAAATTGTTTGAGGCAAAAGCAAAAGGACGCTCATCTGAAGCCATAAAAAAACTAATGGGACTTCAAGCTAAGACTGCTATTGTTGTACGTGACGGTGTAGAAAAAGAGGTTCCTTTAGAAGAAGTTATCATTGGCGATGTTATTCTAGTGAAGCCAGGGGAAAAGATTCCTGTCGATGGTGAGGTAATAGAGGGAACAACAGCTGTTGATGAATCGATGTTAACAGGTGAGAGTCTACCCGTTGATAAAAAACAAGGTGATCCATTATTTGGCTCAACCATTAATAAAAATGGTTTTATTAAAATGACTGCAACAAAGGTTGGCCGTGATACAGCATTAGCACAAATCATTAAAGTGGTTGAAGATGCTCAAGGATCAAAAGCGCCAATACAGCGTTTAGCAGATCAGATTTCGGGGATTTTCGTACCAATCGTTGTTGGTATAGCCATTGTAACCTTTTTAATTTGGATTATTTGGGTTAGCCCTGGAGAATTTACACCTGCTTTAGAGGTTTTAATCGCAGTACTTGTTATTGCTTGCCCATGTGCTCTAGGGTTAGCAACACCAACTTCAATAATGGCAGGCTCAGGACGTGCAGCTGAGTTTGGTATTTTATTTAAAGGTGGAGAACATTTAGAGCAAACACAAAGCATTGATACTGTCGTTGTAGATAAAACAGGTACAGTGACACACGGAAAACCGGAGCTTACGGATGTTCTCTTAGCGTCAGAGCAAGATGAGGTGCGCTTTTTATCCCTAATAGGCGCAGCAGAGAAGCAGTCAGAGCATCCACTAGCAGAAGCCATTGTACAGGGCATAGAAAAACGAGGCATAGCTTTAGGGGATGTTCAATTCTTCGAGGCAATACCTGGTTATGGCGTGCAGGCAACTGTCTCAGGTCAAGGTGTTGTCATTGGCACACGTAAATTAATGCAACAATATGGAATAAGTATTACTGATATTTTACCAACAATGGAGCAACTAGAACGAAACGGTAAGACAGCCATGTTAGCAGCCATCAATGGGCAATATGCAGGTTTAGTAGCTGTGGCTGATACCGTGAAAGATACATCAAAAGAAGCTATTCGTCGTTTACAGGATATGGGTATTACGGTCATCATGATGACTGGTGATAACGAGCGTACTGCTCAAGCCATTGGAACAGAGGTAGGCGTGAATCATGTTATTGCAGAAGTCTTACCAGAAGGTAAAGCTGATGAAGTGAAAAAACTTCAAGCCCAAGGGAAAAAAGTAGCGATGGTTGGTGATGGCATTAATGACGCACCTGCCTTAGCAACAGCGAATATTGGGATGGCAATTGGTACAGGGACAGATGTGGCAATGGAAGCTGCAGATATTACGCTTATTCGTGGAGATTTAAATAGTATCGCGGATGCCATTCTAATGAGTAGAAAAACAATGCGTAATATTAAACAAAATCTATTTTGGGCATTTGCTTATAATACATTAGGTATTCCAATTGCTGCACTCGGTCTGCTTGCTCCATGGGTTGCAGGCGCAGCGATGGCTTTTAGTTCGGTATCAGTAGTATTAAATGCACTTCGTTTACAACGAGTGAAATTATAGGCATGTGAAAGGCATGGAGAAGTATATTCTCAATGCCTTTTTTTCTATGTCATCAGGAGAAAAATACCACAGGTAAATTTACTAGAACAATAGGTTGATTCTGTTTTTCATTTTCTTACTATGATAAAATGAAAGGCACTGATTCATTTATGTAGGACACAATGATCGAATCCATAGAACAAAAGGAGGAGCTTCTGGTGACGGTTCCATTTGTTACGGTAGAAGGTCCGATTGGTGTTGGTAAAACCTCTTTATCGAAAGAGATAGCAGCGACATTTAATTACCATCTATTAAAAGAAATTGTAGACGAAAACCCTTTTTTAAATAAGTTTTATGAAAACATTGAGGAGTGGAGTTTCCAAACGGAAATGTTCTTCCTTTGTAATCGCTATAAGCAATTAACCGATATTAAAAAATTTCGTTTAGCACATGCCAAACCTGTTGTAGCAGACTATCATATTTTTAAAAATTTAATATTTGCGAAGCGTACATTGGCACCAACTGAGTACGAGAAGTATGAGGAAATCTATAGAATTTTAACGAAAGACATGCCTGTTCCAAATGTAGTGGTTTATTTACATGCCAGCGTTGATACATTAATGAAGCGTATCGCCATGCGGGGACGAGAATTTGAAAAGATGATTTCACGAGATTATATGGAGCAGCTTGTGGCCGACTATCATTCTTTTATCGAGCATTTTGAGAGCATGCATCCAGAAATTCCAGTTATTCGATTTAATGGAGATCAGCTTGATTTTGTAAAAAATCCAAACGATTTAAATTATGTTTTAAAAATAATTAAAGAGACGTTACAACAAAGGAGTTTGCAATAATGAATTTAAGAGAGAAGTACGATATTCCACCACAAACTGTTATTACGATTGCTGGTACTGTTGGGGTAGGAAAATCGACGATGACAAAGGCATTAGCAGAAGCGTTGAACTTTCGTACATCGTTCGAGAAAGTAGACACAAATCCATACCTTGATAAATTTTATGAGGACTTTGAAAAATGGAGCTTTCATTTACAGGTCTACTTTTTAGCAGAACGTTTTAAAGAACAAAAGCGTATTTTTGAATATGGTGGAGGATTTGTACAAGATCGTTCTATTTACGAAGATACTGGCATTTTTGCTAAGATGCACTATGATAAAGGAACGATGAGTCCAACAGATTATGAGACTTATACGAATTTGTTTGATGCTATGGTGATGACACCATATTTCCCACATCCAGATTTACTTGTCTATCTTGAAGGACCTATTGATGCAGTTATTGGTCGAATTCAAGAACGTGGACGTACAATGGAGCAACAAACACCGAATGATTATTGGATAGAAATGCATGAACGCTACGAAAATTGGATAAATAATTTTAATTCTTGTCCAGTTCTACGTTTAGATATTAATGATTATGATTT encodes:
- a CDS encoding ArsR/SmtB family transcription factor — translated: MDEKLNSSETLKNVDQHLDEETLFVVSQTFKALSDPTRIRILNLLCSDEHAVNDIADILDLGQSTVSHQLRFLKNLRLVKFRREGTTLYYSKDDDHIMNLLKQAIEHAAHN
- the copZ gene encoding copper chaperone CopZ — encoded protein: MQNVTLNVQGMSCGHCVNAVEKSVGALAGVEQVKVNLADGLVDIAFDDAQVSLDQIKETIDDQGYDVK
- a CDS encoding deoxynucleoside kinase, with product MTVPFVTVEGPIGVGKTSLSKEIAATFNYHLLKEIVDENPFLNKFYENIEEWSFQTEMFFLCNRYKQLTDIKKFRLAHAKPVVADYHIFKNLIFAKRTLAPTEYEKYEEIYRILTKDMPVPNVVVYLHASVDTLMKRIAMRGREFEKMISRDYMEQLVADYHSFIEHFESMHPEIPVIRFNGDQLDFVKNPNDLNYVLKIIKETLQQRSLQ
- a CDS encoding deoxynucleoside kinase, which gives rise to MNLREKYDIPPQTVITIAGTVGVGKSTMTKALAEALNFRTSFEKVDTNPYLDKFYEDFEKWSFHLQVYFLAERFKEQKRIFEYGGGFVQDRSIYEDTGIFAKMHYDKGTMSPTDYETYTNLFDAMVMTPYFPHPDLLVYLEGPIDAVIGRIQERGRTMEQQTPNDYWIEMHERYENWINNFNSCPVLRLDINDYDLLKNPDAIEAIVSRISHMLKQTSHLRK
- a CDS encoding metal-sensitive transcriptional regulator — its product is MEDTVKEDACHTEEATSCRKSHHPERVKKDLTTRLNRIEGQIRGIKGMIDKDVYCDDIITQLSATQSALNSVAKILLEGHLKGCVVDRLSEGDEAVLDELVVTIQKLMKK
- a CDS encoding cation diffusion facilitator family transporter, with the translated sequence MGHHHDHGHDHTHGANKKVLLLSFIIITGYMVVEAIGGFLTNSLALLSDAGHMLSDSISLGIAMLAFMFGEKAASYSKTYGYKRFEILAAVLNGITLIGIALFIFYEAIERFTNPPEVATTGMLIISTIGLFVNILVAWIMMRGSDTKDNLNMRGAFLHVLSDMLGSVGAIVAALLIMFFGWGWADPLASVIVALLVVRSGYHVTKASIHVLMEGTPSNVDVQEIIQLIEQTEGIESIHDLHIWTITSGTNALSCHAVVNDQLKIAESEHILRKIEHNLQHKGIKHVTIQLETALHRHDDSILCKLENDHEHHHDDK
- a CDS encoding heavy metal translocating P-type ATPase, which gives rise to MSSASKEANLQITGMTCAACATRIEKGLNKMDGVEQATVNLALEKSSIKYDPAKLNEADFEKKIEALGYGVVKQKTELDITGMTCAACATRIEKGLNKLSGISSANVNLALEKAMIEFNPSEVSIADIIAKVEKLGYGAHQKADEQETVDHREKAIKQQQHKFILSAILSLPLLWTMVGHFSFTSFLYVPEFLMNPWVQMVLATPVQFIIGKQFYVGAYKALRNGSANMDVLVVMGTSAAYFYSVYQAIVTIGSHHGPHLYFETSAVLITLILLGKLFEAKAKGRSSEAIKKLMGLQAKTAIVVRDGVEKEVPLEEVIIGDVILVKPGEKIPVDGEVIEGTTAVDESMLTGESLPVDKKQGDPLFGSTINKNGFIKMTATKVGRDTALAQIIKVVEDAQGSKAPIQRLADQISGIFVPIVVGIAIVTFLIWIIWVSPGEFTPALEVLIAVLVIACPCALGLATPTSIMAGSGRAAEFGILFKGGEHLEQTQSIDTVVVDKTGTVTHGKPELTDVLLASEQDEVRFLSLIGAAEKQSEHPLAEAIVQGIEKRGIALGDVQFFEAIPGYGVQATVSGQGVVIGTRKLMQQYGISITDILPTMEQLERNGKTAMLAAINGQYAGLVAVADTVKDTSKEAIRRLQDMGITVIMMTGDNERTAQAIGTEVGVNHVIAEVLPEGKADEVKKLQAQGKKVAMVGDGINDAPALATANIGMAIGTGTDVAMEAADITLIRGDLNSIADAILMSRKTMRNIKQNLFWAFAYNTLGIPIAALGLLAPWVAGAAMAFSSVSVVLNALRLQRVKL